From the genome of Longispora fulva:
GCAGCCCCGGCTGGGCGTTCTTCACGGCCTCCGCGCAGTTGTCCGCGGGGGTGAGGAAGAACTTCGCGCCGTCCCGCTTCGCGCCGACGAGCTTCTGCGCGATGCCGCCGATCGGCCCCACCGCTCCGCTGTCGTCCATGGTGCCAGTGCCGGCGATGACGACGCCGCCGGTCAGGTCGGTGGCGTCGAGCTTGGCGAGGATGCCGAGGGTGAACATCAGGCCGGCGGACGGGCCGCCGATGTCGCCGAGCTTCACGTCGATCTTGAACGGGTGCGGCTGGGCCTGCTCCAGGCTGACCCCGATCGCCGGCTCGCCCTTCTCGTTGGCCGCCGAGACGACCGGCACGGAACCCTTGACGCCGTCGCGGGTGTAGTCGACGACGAAGCTGGTGCCGACCGGCTTGGCCTTGATCAGCGGGGCGACGTCCGGTACGCCGGAAATGGCGTGCCCGTCGACCGCGGTGATGATGTCGCCGGCCTTGAGCTTCCCGTCGGCCGGCTTGCCGGCGACGATCTCCTTGACGCCGACCTTCACCGGGTAGCCGAGCTTGCTGAGCGCCGCGGTCTCCGCGCTGGACTGCGAGCGCTGGAACTGCTGGGCGTTCTCGTTGTCGACCTGCTTCTGGCTCTTGTCCGGCGGGTAGACCAGCTCGCGGGGCACGACGGCCGTGTCGGTGTCGAACCAGTAGTAGATGGCGTCCAGCAGGCTGATCTCGGGGCTGACCGAGACCGTGACCAGCCGGAGCTGCCCCTTCGGGTTGTAGGACTCCCGGCCGTCGATCGTGATGATCGTCGCGTCCTTGTACGAGCCGAGGGTGTTCACCGTCGGGCCCGGGCCCAGCGCCACGTACGGCACCTTCACCCAGAGCAGTGAACCGGTGAGTATGCCCACCAGCACGATGCCGATCAGTACGGTCACGCCCCGACGCCTCATGGTACGAGAGCGTATCGCGTACCTTTGAAAGCGTGATCGGGACGGAGAGCAACTATGAGCGATAACCCTCCGTTCGGCTTCGGGGTGCCCGGTGGTGGCGTGCCCGACCCGAACGATCCTCAGATGCGCCAGATCATGGCCCAGCTGCAACAGATCCTGAGCGCCCAGCCGGGCACCGGCCCGGTGAACTGGGACCTGGCCAGGCAACTCGCCGTGCAGGAGCTCGGCGAGGACCCGCAGCCCACCCAGGCCCAGAAGGACGCCGTGGCCGAGTCGCTGCGGCTCGCCGACCACTGGTTGGACCCGGAGTCGGCCATGCCGTCCGGTTCGTCCAGCGCGGTGGCCTGGAGCCGCAACGAGTGGCTGTACAACACCCTCGACGTGTGGAAGCCGCTGTGCGACCCCCTCGCCGCCCGGATGGTCGCGGCGCTCGGCGACCTGATCCCCGAGGAGCTGCGCACCCAGCTCGGCCCGATGAACGCGATGATCGGCCAGCTCGGCGGGGCCATGTTCGGCCAGCAGTTGGGCGCGGCGCTGGCCAAGCTCGCCGCGGAGGTGCTCTCGGCCAGCGACATCGGCCTGCCGCTCGGCCCGGCCGGGGTCGCGGCCCTGGTGCCGGCCAACATCGCGGTGTACGAGGAGGGCATGGACGTCACCGAGGACGAGATCCGGCTCTACGTGGCGCTGCGCGAGGCCGCCCACCAGCGGCTGTTCGGGCACGTGCCGTGGCTGCGGTCGCACGTGCTGTCGGCCGTCGAGGCGTACGCGCGGGGCATCTCGATCGACCGGGACGCCGTGGAGGACGTGGTCGGCCGGATCGACCCGACGAACCCGGAGTCGATGCAGGAGGTGTCGTTCGAGGGGATGTTCTCCTCCGCCGACGACAACCCCGAGCAGCAGGCCGCCCTGCGCCGCCTCGAGACGATCCTGGCCCTGATCGAGGGCTGGGTCTGCCACGTGGTGGACAAGGCGTGCGCCGGCCGGCTGCCCGACGCCGACCGGCTGGGCGAGGCGTTCCGCCGCCGCCGGGCCGCCGGCGGGCCGGCCGAGCAGACCTTCGGCACCCTGGTGGGGCTGCAACTGCGGCCGCGCCGGCTGCGGGAGGCCGCCGCGCTGTGGGCCGCCGTGGGCGAGGTGCGCGGCGTCGAGGGCCGCGACAGCATCTGGGAGCACCCGGACCTGCTGCCCACCGACGAGGACTTCACCGACCCGACGGCGTTCGCGAACCGGACGCTCGGCGACTTCACCGACATCGGCGACCTGTTCACGGACGAGAAGCCGAAGGACGAAGAAGCCTAAGACGGTTACGGCGACACCTGCCCCGGTCTCCAGCGGCGACTCCCCGCTGGAGACCACCGGCGTCAGAGAACCAGTCGACGGCACGCCGACATGCCGTCGCGCCTACTCCTGGGCTGGCCCGCCGACCAGCGCCCCCACCAGCCGGCGGAGCGCGTCGCGCGGGTCCTGGCCGCCGGCCCAGCTCGTCATGAGCAGGTGGTGGGCTGTGCCGACGATGGCCAGCGCGACGCTGCCGACATCCACCCCGGCCCCGACCCGGCCCAGCCCTTTCTCCGCGTCGAGGTATTCGACGATCGCGGCCTCGACCGTGCCCAGCCCCGGCGCCCCGGCCGCCATCGCCGCCCGGATCCGTGCGGACACGCCGGCCCTGGTCATCGCCAGACCCGCCACGGCCGGGGCGTGCGCGTCGAGCATCGAGGCCGCGGCGTCGGCGAGGTTGCCGGCCACCGTCTCCCGCCCGGCGAGCGTCGGTAGCACCGCCACCCGCTCGGCGGTCCGGCGGAACCGGTCCAGGACCAGCGCGGCCACGAACTCGTCCAGGTCGGCGAAGTGGTTGTAGAGCAACCCCTTGGCGCAGCCGGCCTCCGTGGTGACCGCCCTGCTGGTCAGCCCGTCGGGCCCCGCCGCGGCGAGCACCCGTTCCGCGGCGTCGAAGAGCCGCTGCCGCACGTCTGGTACCGCCACGCCGCGTGGTGACATCCCACTCCCCTTGCCAAGTATGGGCGATCGCCCATACCGTATGGGCGCGCGCCCATACTACCGGTGGGCCGCGTCCCGGAGGAGATCTGATGCACCCGATCGCCAACACCGACCAGTCCACGGCCTGGAACGGCTACGAGGGCACCCACTGGGCGGACAACGCCCAGCGCTGGAACACGGTCAACGCCGTCGTCAACGAACCACTGCTCCGGGCGGCGGCGATCGCCTCCGACGGCCGGGTGCTCGACATCGGCTGCGGTACCGGGCAGACCACCCGGCTCGCCGCGCGCAGCGCCCCACGGGGCCACGCCGTCGGCACGGACCTGTCGGCACCGATGCTGGAGCGCGCCCGGGCCACCACGGCGGCGGAGCGCATCCCCAACGCGCGTTTCGACCAGGGCGACGCCCAGGTCCACCCGTTCCCGCCCGCCGGGTACGACGCCGCGATCAGCCGGTTCGGGGTGATGTTCTTCGCCGACCCCGCTGCGGCGTTCGCCAACATCGGCCGGGCACTGCGCCCCGGCGGGCGGCTGGCCTTCGTCTGCGCGGCCGACCCTGGGCGGACCGACTGGGTGCGGGCCCTCGCCGCGATGGGCGACCACGTGCCGGTCCCCGACTTCCGGGTCGGCGCGCCGGGCATGTTCTCCCTCGGGGAACCCGACCGGATCCACGCACTGCTGACCGGGGCCGGATTCGCCACCCCCACCGTCGAGGCGCTGGAGGTCGACGCGCCCTGGGGCCGCGACGCCGGGGACGCGGCCGGCTTTCTGCTCGACTCCGGCCCCGGGCGGCACGTGCTCGGCCAGGTGGACCCGGCCACCGCGGCCCGGGCCCACGAGGCGCTCAGGTCAGCGCTGCGCGTCCACGAGACGGCCGGCGGCCTCCTGCTGCACGGCTCGTGCTGGCTGGTCACGGCGATCCGCGCCTGACGGACGCCGGGGATTGCCGCTGGAAACCGGATGAGGTGTCGCCGTAACGGAAGAAGGTCTCAGGAGAGCAGGGCCCGGGTGGCGTCCCAGCCCTCCAGCGCCTCGTCGAGGCGGGCGAAACCGGCCGGGGAGTCCAGCCGGTGCCACGGGGTCGTGACCGCGGCCTCCGGAGGCGGCTCGGAGGACCAGTCCAGGTCGGGGATGCCGCCGGCCAGCCGGGCCGCGATGCCGTAGATGCCGCCGCCGACGGCCGGGGCGACCGCCAGGTCCCGGCTGCTCAGCGGGCGGAGCAGCTTGCCGACGAGCATCGCCGGCAGGTCCGGCGCGTCGGCGGCGAGGACGGCGGCCAGGTCGTAGCCGTCGTCGGCCGCCGCGGCGAGGGCCTGCAACGGGCTGGTGGCGGAGTACACCTTCATGGTCGGCCAGCGCACCGCCTCGACCAGGTCGACGGCCTCCGGCGGCGCGGCGACGGCGGCGTCGGTCTCCGCCAGGCCCGCGACCAGGTCGACCATGTCCTCGGCGAGGGCCGCCCGCCACTTCTCGGGGTCGACACCGGGCGGGGCCCAGACGGGCGGGGTCAGCAGGACGATCACGCAGCGGGAGGTCACGTCTCATCTTCGGTCACGCCCGTACCCGGCGTCACCCTCGGTCGGGCCGTGTCGGCGTCCGCCCGCCGGGGGTGTTCCCGGTCAGGCCTGGTCCGCGTCGTCCTGGGTCAGGGCGAGTCCCGCGTCGTCGCCGGTCAGGTCGAGTCCGGCTGCGGCCGCGACCCCTTCGAGATAGCCCTGGGCGCGCTCGGCCTTCGGGAACCGCCCGACCAGCGCCCAGAATGCCGGCCCGTGCCCGGCGACCACGAGATGGCTCAACTCGTGCAGCAGCACGTAGTCGATCACCCACTCGGGCATGCCCCGGAGCCGGTCGGACAGCCGGATGCTGCGCTCCGCCGGGGTGCACGACCCCCACCGGCTGTTCTGGTTGCCGACCCAGCGCACGGTCTCCGGCGGGGTCTTCAGCTCGGGGAGGAAGCGACGACCGAGCTGGATCGCCCGGTCGTAGAGTTCCGTGTCGCTGCGGCGGCGGCGTTGACCTCGGGCCGCGATCCGGTCGAGCATCCGGTCGACCCACTCGCGCTCCTCGGCGCGGCTGAACTGGTTGGGAATGAGCACCACAACCCGGTCGCCGTCCTGGTAGGCGGACACCGTACGTCGGCGGCGATCACTGCGCCGTACCTCGACGTCTGGCCTCTGGGGTGCCACTAGGGCACGCTAACCGGTCCTGGGCCGCTCTCCAAGCCCTTCACGGTGAAATTGTCAAGTCGACCCTTAACAGATGCATTCTGAGCGCTATAAAGTGTCATACTTCAGACATACTCGGCGTGTCTCGGGTCAACCGGGCCGGGAGAGGCCCCCCATCAGGGCAGACTCACGGGGTCGACTTCCTCACAGTGTCGACGTGGCGCTGACGCTTCACCCGTTCGGGGTGGGTACTGTCCGCCGAACCGGTGGTCGCGACCCGCGGCCGGGAGAGCATCAAGGAGGGGTCGCCGTGGCTCAGTACAACGGCTACTGCGTGAAGTGCAAGGAGAAGCGGGACTTCGAGGGGACCGTCGAGGTCTCGAAGACCGGGATGAACATGGCGAAGGGCATCTGTCCGGTGTGCGGAACCAAGATGAACCGCATCCTCGGCAAGGCTCCCGTGGCCTAGGTACATGGGGGGCGGCCGTCAGGCCGCCCCTTTGTCTGTTTTCGGACCGCAGTACCGGATTTCCTGTGGATAACGCGGGTTTCCCTGTGGATAACCCGGTGGACGGGCCCGCGCCTGTGGACAACGCGGCCCGCGACCGGGGCCCAGCGCCAGCCTGAGGTCATGCGTCCACTCCTCGCCCTGCGCCGGCTCCGCCGCGACCCGGGCAGCGTCCAACTCGGCGTCGACCCCGCGCACGCGGCCCTCCTCGACCTCGCCGACCCCCGCCTCGTGCGCCTCCTCGACCTGCTCGACGGCTCCCGCGCCCCCGCCCAGCTGCGGCTCGCGGCCCGCCGGCTCGGCCTGCCCGACGACGCCCTGCCGGCCCTCCTCGACGTCCTCGCCGCCGCCGGCCTGCTCCGGAACGGCACCCTGCCCGCCGGCCTGCCCGAACGGGCCCGCCCCGCACTGCTCACCGAGGCACGGGCGCTCGCGGTCCGGACCGAACCGGCCGGGGCCCTGCGCCGGCGGTGGGCCGCCACGGTGGCCCTCGTCGGGGAGGACCGGCTCTGCGTGCCCCTCGCCGCCGCCCTCGCCAGCTCCGGAGTCGGCCGGGTCGGCTTCGGCCTGACCGGGGTCGCCGGGCGCGTCGACGCCCTGCCCGGCGGCCTGTGCCCCGACGACACCGGCCGGGGGCGGTCCGTGGCCGCCGCCGACGCCGTCCGCCGGGCGGCCCCGCACACCAGGGTGGGCGGCGGGCCGGCGACGCTGGTGGTCCACGTCGGCCACCTGGACCGGCCGGCCCGGCTCGTCGCGCTCGGCCACGCCCGGGGCGGCACCCCGCACCTGGCGGTCACCATCCGTGACGGCAGGATCGCGGTCGGCCCGCTGGTCCGGCCGGGGTCGACGGCCTGCCTCGGGTGCGTCGACCTGTACCGCACGGCCCGCGACCCGCGCTGGCCGTTCCTCGCCGCCCAGCTGGCCACCACCCCGTCCCGCGCGGAGCCCTGCGAGGCGGCGCTGGCCGTCCTCGCCGTCGGGTACGCGACCGCCCAGGTCCTCGTCCAGCTCGACGGCGGCGACCCCGAGACCCTGGACACCACCGTGGAATGGGCCCCGGACGGCTCGGCCCGCCGCCAGTCCTGGCGGAGGAATCCGGACTGTGACTGCATTGGTCGGTGGCCCGGGCGGCACAACGCCCCCGGGGCGGGGACAATGGGCGGGTGACCGACATCCCGCGCCGCGCGCTCTCCCGCACCGCGAAGCTCGCCTCGCTGCCCCTCGGCTTCGCCGGCCGGGCAGCCCTCGGCTTCGGCAAGCGGATGACCGGACTGGCCTCCGACGTGATCAGCGAGGAGATCCAGCAGCGCACAGCCGAGCAGCTGTTCAGCGTGCTGGGGCAGCTCAAGGGTGGGGCGATGAAGCTCGGCCAGGCCCTGAGCGTGTTCGAGGCGGCGCTGCCGGAGTCCCTCGCGGGGCCATACCGGGAGGCGCTGACCAAGCTGCAGGAAGCCGCCCCGCCGCTGCCGGCCGCGACCGTCCACAAGGTGCTCGCCCAGGAGTTGGGGGCCGACTGGCGCAGTCAGTTCCAGGAGTTCGACGACACGCCGACCGCCGCGGCGAGCATCGGGCAGGTGCACCGCGCGGTCTGGGCGGACGGCCGGGACGTGGCGGTCAAGGTGCAGTACCCGGGGGCGGGCGACGCGCTGGTCGCCGACCTGAACCAGCTGGCCCGGTTCTCGGCCCTGTTCAAGATCCTCCAGCCGGGGCTGGACGTGAAACCCCTGGTCAACGAGCTGCGCGAGCGGGTGGTCGAGGAGCTCGACTATGAGCTGGAGGCGAGCTATCAGAAGCAGTTCGCCGCGGCGTACCAGGATGATCCGGAGATCTTCGTTCCGCAGGTAGTCGCCGCCGGGCCACGGGTGATCGTCACCGAATGGATGGCGGGCACCCCCCTGTCGAAGATCATTTCCGGGGGTACGCGGGAGCAGCGCGACCTCGCGGGCCTGCGGATGTCCACCCTGCACTTCTCCGGCCCCACCCGGGCGGGCCTCCTGCACGCCGACCCGCACCCGGGCAACTTCCGGCTGCTCGACGACGGCCGGCTCGGGGTCCTCGACTTCGGCGCGTGCGCCCGGCTGCCCGAGGGCCACCCCGAGCCGCTCGGCCGGCTGACCCGGCTCGCGCTGGCCGGCGAGGCGGACCTGGTGCTCGCCGGGCTACGCGGCGAGGGCTTCGTCAAACCCAACGTCGACATCGACGCCGAGGCGGTTCTGGAGTACGTGCTGCCGATGCTCGCGCCGATCGCCCAGGACGAGTTCCAGTTCTCCCGGGCGTGGCTGCGCGCGGAGGCAACCCGGATCGCGAACCCGAAGAGCCCCGCCTACACGCTCGGCAAGCAGATGAACCTGCCGCCGTCCTACCTGCTGATCCACCGGGTCACCCTCGGCTCGATCGGCGTCCTCTGCCAACTGGAGGCCAAAGCCTCCTACCGTTCGGTGCTCACCCGGTGGCTACCCGGCTTCGCCGACGAGTAGACCCGTCCTCGATCGCGAGGAGATTGGCCCGGGCGCAGAACGCGCACAGCCACAGCCGGCCGCCCGGGCCGAGTTGCAGGGCCCAGCCGTCCAGCGGCGGATCCTCGGCATCCCGGTCGCAGAGCGCACAGTAGACGGTCTCGTCCATGACCCCTCCCCCGGTTGACGCACCGTAACAATTCTCGACGGTACGCCGGCCACGCCCCGGTTGTGGGGGACGCACCGTAACGATCCGCGCATGCGAAACGCCCGCCCCGGCCAGTGGCCGGGACGGGCGGTGTGTGTACTAGGGGGTCCCCGTTCTCAGTGCTGGGTCGAACTAGGCGTCGTTACGACGCGCGACCCACAGAGCGATGCGACGGGCTGCACGGGACGCCCCCTGGCGTACCGGCGCAGCCTTGGGCATTCGTGCCCGGCTCATCGCTTCGTACTGAATATGGTTCACGTGGTTGATTTCGAAGTTCATCGATCTTCCTCTGCTACTCGAAGTATGTCTGTGGTGCTCAGGCCGCGCGGAGCTGCGCGTCCCGGGCGAGGTCTTCCTTACGCGGACGGCCCCGGGGCCGCTTCCGCGGTACTACGGTGCCGCGCTCGAAGATCTCGCCACCCCACACGCCCCACGGCTCCTGCCGCTCCAGCGCGCCAGCGAGGCACTCCACCCGGACCGGGCAGGCACCACACAGGGTCTTGGCGTTCTCCAGCTCAGCCGGCGCCTCCGCGAACCACAGGTCCGGGTTGTTGCGCCGACACGGCAGGTCGTCACGGTCGGTGTCGATGGCCCGTTCCACGGGGACCAACGCCAGGCTCATGCCCGGTTCACCTCTTCCTGTCTCGTTCCACTACGGCGTCGCCCCTGTTTGGAGCAACGAATAAGGCCGCGGATCCCGGTTATCGGGTTCCGCGGCCTCGAGGTGAGCCGTCGCCTGGTGGTTACCAGGTTTCTCTCCCTCGAGGCGGGGTCCCGCCCACGTACGCCCCCGGCCGCTTATCGGCGGTCGACGGACCTTCGGCCAGCTCGCCCGTGATCGGCGCGGTCTGGACCAGTTCACTCATCTGCACGGACTGCGACCCGGACTCGGGCCGGCGAGCCAGCATGACCGACAGGTTCAGCTCGGTGTTGCAACCGGCACCGAAGCCGAATCCGAGACCCCACGCGTCGCCACCACGGTGGGCGGGGGCGAGCAGGGACGGCGCGACAGCGCTCCGGGCGTGGCCGGCCAGCATCGACAGCTGTGCCGTCGTCTTCTCGATGATCACCATTGTCAACACCTCCCGACTAACTCCCGATCCGGACATGGTCACCGCAGCCAGATTCCTCTGGTGTGGTGCCATGAGGCTATGCCTCGCGTAGCAAACGTCGCAACCTAATTTACGGTGCCGTTATCCAGGAACTTTGTGTCAGCACGCGACTACGGCTGGCGGCACTCTCAGGGTACGCGACCAGGGCCCGGCGCGTGGCCCGGTAAGGACCGCCGGGCGTCCTCACCCGGTTGCCCCTTCGGGCAGGACGTCGGCAACGGACTTCCCGGCCACCAGGGCCAGAACCGCCTCGCCGTACAGGCCGAGTTTGCGGGGGCCGATGCCCGCGATGGCCACCAGCTGCGGCTCGCCCGACGGGAGCTGCTCGGCGATCGCGGTGAGCGTCGCGTCCGTGAACACCACGTACGAGGGCACCCGGGCCGCCTGGGCGACCAGCGCCCGCCACGCCTGCAACCGCTCCAGCAGCTCCTCGTCCATCGTCGAGGGGCAGGTGGCGCAGCGGCCCAGCTTGCGTTCCATGGCGTCCATCAAGGTCACGCCGCACACCCGGCAGGACACCGACCTCGCCACCGCGCGGTCCCGCTTCTTCGGGACGGGCTGGGTCGTGGTCCCGGCGCGGGCCGGGCCGGCCGGGAGGAACCGGCTCGGCCGGCGGGACTGCCGCCCCCCGGCCGCGCGGGCCGCCGCCCAGGACAGCCACAGCCACTCCCTGGCGCGGGTGATGCCCACGTAGAGGAGACGACGCTCCTCCTCCAGGGCCTCCGGCGTCTTCGCGTATGTCGTGGGCAGCGTGCCGTCCGCGAGGCCGACCAGGAAGACGGCGTCCCACTCCAGGCCCTTGGCGGAGTGCAGGGAGGCGAGGGTGACGCCCTCGACGGTGGGGGCGTGCTGGGCGGCGGCGCGGCGGTCGAGTTCGGCGGTGAAGGCGGCGAGGCTGGTGTCGGGCCCGGCCGGATCGTCCCACCCGGGCTGGCCGCCGTGCCCGGTGTCGTCGCCGCGGTCGGCCCGGGTCGTGCCGGTCGACCTCGACGCCGCGAACTCCTCCGCGAGGCCGACCAGGGCGGCCAACGCCTCCCACTTCTCCCGGGCCGCGCCGCCGGCCGGCGGGTTCTCCGACCGCCAACCCACGGCGTCCAGCGCCTCGGCGACCGTCGGCACCAGCGGGGCGCCCGGGTCGGCCGTGCGGGTGGCCACGCGCAGGGCCACCATCGCCTGGCGGACCTCGCCGCGTTCGAAGAACCTCTCGGAGCCCTGCAGGACGTAGGGGACGCCGGCGTCGGCGAGGGCGCCCTCGTACACCTCTGATTGGGCGTTGATGCGGTAGAGGACCGCGATCTCGCTCGGCGGGGTGCCGGCGTCGATCAGCGCGGCGCACCGGGCGGCCACGGCCGCGGCCTCCGCGGGCTCGTCGGGGAAGTCGCGCACCTCGGGCTCCGGGCCCGGGGCGCGCTGGCCGACCAGCTCCAGGCGCAACCGGGCCTCAGCGCCGCGCGCCTGGCTGATCACGGTGTTGGCCAGGGCCACGACCTGCGGCGTGGACCGGTAGTCGCGGAACAACCGGACCACGGTCGCGTCCTTGTGTTGCCGGGGAAAATCGACAAGGTAGCCGGAGGTGGCGCCGGTGAACGAGTAGATCGTCTGGCTGGCGTCCCCGACCACGGTCAGGTCGTCGCGGCCGGCCAGCCAGGTCTCCAGGAGCTTCTGCTGCACCGGGTTCACGTCCTGGTACTCGTCGACCACGAAATGCCGGTACTGCGAGCGGATCTGCTCCGCCACGTCCTGGTGCTCCTCCATCGCCCAGGCCGCGGCCCGCAGCACGTCCTCGAAGTCGATCATGCCGGCCGCCCGCTTGGCCCGCTCGTACTCCGCGAACACCGCCGCCACCTGGTCGGCCGCCAGCGGCAGCTCCCGGCCGGCCTTCGTCGCGACGGCCGGGTAGTCCCCCGGCTCCACCAGGGAGGACTTGGCCCACTCGATCTCGCCCGCCAGGTCCCGGGCCAGGGTGCGCTCGCCCCGGTGCCCGGTCTTCGCCGCCGCCAGGGTGACCAGCCGGGCCTTGGAGTCCACCAGCTCCGGCATCGCGCGGCCATGGAAGATCCGGGGGGCGAAATACCGCAACTGCCGCAGAGCAGCCGCATGGAACGTGCGCGCCGACACACCCCCGGCGCCGAGCATGCCCAGCCGGGCCCGCAACTCCGCGGCCGCCCGCGCCGTGAACGTGACCGCCAACACCTGCTGCGGCTGCACCTGTCCGGAACGCACCCTGTGCGCGATCCGGTGCGTGATGGCCCTGGTCTTGCCCGTGCCCGCGCCCGCCAGAATGCACAACGGGCCGGCCGGGGCTGTCACCGCCGCGCGCTGCTCGTCGTCCAGTCCCGCCAGTACGTCGTCCACGGTCACCGATTCTTTCATCTTGCTCTTCTCCGTGTTCGTCGCCACAACGGAGACTGAAACCCACCATCGCGACGTTGACCCGGATAGCGTGCGCCCCCAGGAGGTTTGAACAGATGCTGACGATGTACTCCACCACATGGTGCGGCTACTGCCGGCGACTCAAGTCGCAGTTCGACCGGGAGGGCATCACCTATCAGGTGATCGACATCGAGGAGTCGCCGAGTCACGCGGAGTTCGTGATGAGCGTCAACGGTGGGAATCAGACAGTTCCGACAATTCAATTCTCGGACGGTACGGCGATGACCAACCCGTCGATCGTCCAGGTCAAGGAACAGCTCGCGGCCATCGCGGCCCGCTAGCTCGCCTACGGCCCGGGAGGCCTGACCTCCCGGGCCACCCAACGCCGGGCGGTACGGCTGGGACCTCCGGACCTAGACTGCGGCGCATGTTCCTCGCCCCCGCAGCCTTCCCGTTCGTCCAGGCGCTGACGGCTGCATGGACCGACGTACGCGACGAGTACCTGGCCCTGCCCGAGGACTCGTTCGACCCTTGGGTGCAGCGCGAGATGTACGGCGACGGCTGGTCCGTGTATGGCCTGGTCGCGTACGGCGATCGCATCGAACCGGCGCTCGCGGCATGCCCGCGTACCGCGGCAGCCCTGGAACAGATCCCAGGCCTGACGACCGCCGGGTTCTCCCGGTTGGCACCCGGCACACACATCAAGCCTCACGAGGGCTGGGTGACTACCGTGTACCGGGCGCACCTCGGGCTCATCGTTCCCGAGGACTGCGGCCTCCGGGTCGGCGCGACCACGCGGTCGTGGGCACCCGGCGAGGTGCTGATCTTCGATGACACGGTCAACCACGAGGCGTGTAACCGCGCCGCCTCGACCCGGACCGTTCTCCTTTTCGATTTCCTGCGCCCTGGCGAGAGCCGACAGGACGAGGCCCCGCCGGAGGTCGCAGAGTTCCTGCGTCACCGACGAGACGGCGCGTAGCGAGCCGGTCCTCGCGCCCTACCATGACGACCATGGAAGCCCTGTGGGATCCCGCCAGCGGCCTGTCCGACGCGGACCGTGCGCATTTCTCGAATCTGTGGGACTCCCGGTGCGCGTTGAACGTGCCCGGGCCGTTCTACACCGGCGAGACGGACACCTGCTGGACCGGCCGGCTGGTC
Proteins encoded in this window:
- a CDS encoding class I SAM-dependent methyltransferase translates to MHPIANTDQSTAWNGYEGTHWADNAQRWNTVNAVVNEPLLRAAAIASDGRVLDIGCGTGQTTRLAARSAPRGHAVGTDLSAPMLERARATTAAERIPNARFDQGDAQVHPFPPAGYDAAISRFGVMFFADPAAAFANIGRALRPGGRLAFVCAADPGRTDWVRALAAMGDHVPVPDFRVGAPGMFSLGEPDRIHALLTGAGFATPTVEALEVDAPWGRDAGDAAGFLLDSGPGRHVLGQVDPATAARAHEALRSALRVHETAGGLLLHGSCWLVTAIRA
- a CDS encoding YlbL family protein is translated as MRRRGVTVLIGIVLVGILTGSLLWVKVPYVALGPGPTVNTLGSYKDATIITIDGRESYNPKGQLRLVTVSVSPEISLLDAIYYWFDTDTAVVPRELVYPPDKSQKQVDNENAQQFQRSQSSAETAALSKLGYPVKVGVKEIVAGKPADGKLKAGDIITAVDGHAISGVPDVAPLIKAKPVGTSFVVDYTRDGVKGSVPVVSAANEKGEPAIGVSLEQAQPHPFKIDVKLGDIGGPSAGLMFTLGILAKLDATDLTGGVVIAGTGTMDDSGAVGPIGGIAQKLVGAKRDGAKFFLTPADNCAEAVKNAQPGLPLAKVKTLDDALAALAAIREHREPVLCGASDGK
- a CDS encoding ABC1 kinase family protein gives rise to the protein MTDIPRRALSRTAKLASLPLGFAGRAALGFGKRMTGLASDVISEEIQQRTAEQLFSVLGQLKGGAMKLGQALSVFEAALPESLAGPYREALTKLQEAAPPLPAATVHKVLAQELGADWRSQFQEFDDTPTAAASIGQVHRAVWADGRDVAVKVQYPGAGDALVADLNQLARFSALFKILQPGLDVKPLVNELRERVVEELDYELEASYQKQFAAAYQDDPEIFVPQVVAAGPRVIVTEWMAGTPLSKIISGGTREQRDLAGLRMSTLHFSGPTRAGLLHADPHPGNFRLLDDGRLGVLDFGACARLPEGHPEPLGRLTRLALAGEADLVLAGLRGEGFVKPNVDIDAEAVLEYVLPMLAPIAQDEFQFSRAWLRAEATRIANPKSPAYTLGKQMNLPPSYLLIHRVTLGSIGVLCQLEAKASYRSVLTRWLPGFADE
- a CDS encoding TetR/AcrR family transcriptional regulator encodes the protein MSPRGVAVPDVRQRLFDAAERVLAAAGPDGLTSRAVTTEAGCAKGLLYNHFADLDEFVAALVLDRFRRTAERVAVLPTLAGRETVAGNLADAAASMLDAHAPAVAGLAMTRAGVSARIRAAMAAGAPGLGTVEAAIVEYLDAEKGLGRVGAGVDVGSVALAIVGTAHHLLMTSWAGGQDPRDALRRLVGALVGGPAQE
- a CDS encoding DUF5679 domain-containing protein, with amino-acid sequence MAQYNGYCVKCKEKRDFEGTVEVSKTGMNMAKGICPVCGTKMNRILGKAPVA
- a CDS encoding WhiB family transcriptional regulator encodes the protein MSLALVPVERAIDTDRDDLPCRRNNPDLWFAEAPAELENAKTLCGACPVRVECLAGALERQEPWGVWGGEIFERGTVVPRKRPRGRPRKEDLARDAQLRAA
- a CDS encoding zinc-dependent metalloprotease → MSDNPPFGFGVPGGGVPDPNDPQMRQIMAQLQQILSAQPGTGPVNWDLARQLAVQELGEDPQPTQAQKDAVAESLRLADHWLDPESAMPSGSSSAVAWSRNEWLYNTLDVWKPLCDPLAARMVAALGDLIPEELRTQLGPMNAMIGQLGGAMFGQQLGAALAKLAAEVLSASDIGLPLGPAGVAALVPANIAVYEEGMDVTEDEIRLYVALREAAHQRLFGHVPWLRSHVLSAVEAYARGISIDRDAVEDVVGRIDPTNPESMQEVSFEGMFSSADDNPEQQAALRRLETILALIEGWVCHVVDKACAGRLPDADRLGEAFRRRRAAGGPAEQTFGTLVGLQLRPRRLREAAALWAAVGEVRGVEGRDSIWEHPDLLPTDEDFTDPTAFANRTLGDFTDIGDLFTDEKPKDEEA
- a CDS encoding M48 metallopeptidase family protein translates to MSAYQDGDRVVVLIPNQFSRAEEREWVDRMLDRIAARGQRRRRSDTELYDRAIQLGRRFLPELKTPPETVRWVGNQNSRWGSCTPAERSIRLSDRLRGMPEWVIDYVLLHELSHLVVAGHGPAFWALVGRFPKAERAQGYLEGVAAAAGLDLTGDDAGLALTQDDADQA